The following coding sequences lie in one Gemmatimonadota bacterium genomic window:
- a CDS encoding PDZ domain-containing protein, with the protein MRILTALLVLVLAASPLVAQQTVDPKKPAPAPAMPTTGYGAWFGSIPDMDNSTTGIFLNGVTAGSPAEKAGLKAGDTLLKMAGKPTIDLQSMTEVLRAHKPGDTITVVFQREGAEKSVAVILGVRPGS; encoded by the coding sequence ATGCGCATCCTGACCGCGCTTCTTGTCCTTGTGCTTGCTGCCTCCCCGCTGGTCGCCCAGCAGACGGTCGACCCGAAGAAGCCCGCCCCGGCGCCCGCCATGCCGACCACCGGCTACGGCGCCTGGTTCGGCTCGATCCCCGACATGGACAACTCCACGACCGGGATCTTCCTGAACGGCGTCACCGCCGGATCGCCCGCCGAAAAGGCCGGGCTCAAGGCCGGGGACACGCTGCTCAAGATGGCCGGCAAGCCGACCATCGACCTGCAGTCGATGACCGAGGTCCTCCGCGCCCACAAGCCGGGCGACACCATCACCGTCGTCTTCCAGCGCGAAGGCGCCGAGAAGTCGGTGGCGGTGATTCTCGGCGTGCGGCCCGGTTCGTGA
- a CDS encoding GAF domain-containing protein — protein sequence MSQPVLDADRVVTRLRSAFNHAAPRQEMLTLAAELIQGAGAPYTSVYLYMLHGNELVLEAYSGRDTEHDRIPVGKGVCGTAVATGQDQNVGDVQGRENYIACNLFTRSELVVLIRRGTQILGQIDVDSDVLDPFTPEEERAVRQVAEALAVLL from the coding sequence GTGAGTCAGCCGGTGCTCGATGCCGATCGCGTCGTCACGCGACTGCGCTCGGCGTTCAACCACGCGGCCCCGCGGCAGGAGATGCTGACCCTCGCCGCGGAGCTGATCCAGGGGGCGGGCGCGCCGTACACCTCGGTGTACCTCTACATGCTGCACGGCAACGAGCTGGTGCTCGAGGCCTACAGTGGGCGCGACACCGAGCACGACCGCATCCCGGTCGGCAAGGGCGTCTGCGGCACCGCCGTTGCCACGGGGCAGGACCAGAATGTCGGCGACGTGCAGGGCCGCGAGAACTACATCGCCTGCAATCTCTTCACGCGCTCGGAACTGGTCGTGTTGATCCGCCGCGGTACCCAGATCCTCGGCCAGATCGACGTCGACTCCGATGTCCTCGATCCATTCACCCCCGAGGAGGAGCGCGCCGTGCGGCAGGTGGCGGAGGCGCTCGCCGTCCTGCTGTGA
- a CDS encoding alpha/beta hydrolase, producing the protein MTERTITRHVRGVSLFERRIGEGPEVVVLHGGPGAHHDYLLPGMDALATHRTLVYYDQRGGGRSPVARDVAVGWREQVADLEALRDVWGLEQLDLLGYSWGALLAMLYAVTHPTRVASLALVSPAPAAKQERAVYEAALAARNATPALLAERKALQESGLRAHDIPAYNQRLFELAVAGYFHDPSRVGELTPFRLTGRTQQEVWNSLGEDFDLRPALRELDVKAIVVHGDDDPIPLATAEATAAALRAPCIVLHDCGHVPYVEAPAEFLAALDPFLPRA; encoded by the coding sequence GTGACGGAACGCACCATCACGCGCCACGTGCGCGGCGTCTCGCTCTTCGAGCGGCGCATCGGCGAAGGACCCGAGGTCGTCGTGCTGCACGGCGGCCCCGGTGCGCATCACGACTATCTCCTCCCCGGCATGGATGCCCTCGCAACCCACCGCACGCTGGTCTACTACGACCAGCGCGGCGGTGGCCGCTCGCCGGTGGCGCGCGATGTTGCCGTCGGGTGGCGCGAGCAGGTCGCCGATCTCGAGGCACTGCGCGATGTCTGGGGGCTCGAGCAGCTGGATCTCCTCGGCTACTCGTGGGGCGCGCTGTTGGCCATGCTCTACGCGGTGACGCATCCAACGCGCGTCGCCTCGCTCGCGCTGGTGTCACCGGCGCCGGCCGCCAAGCAGGAGCGCGCTGTCTACGAGGCGGCACTCGCCGCCCGCAATGCCACGCCCGCGCTCCTCGCCGAGCGCAAGGCGCTGCAGGAGAGCGGGCTCCGCGCGCACGACATTCCGGCCTACAATCAACGCCTCTTTGAACTCGCCGTCGCCGGCTATTTCCACGATCCGTCGCGCGTCGGCGAGTTGACGCCGTTCCGCCTCACGGGTCGGACGCAGCAGGAAGTCTGGAACTCCCTCGGCGAAGACTTCGACCTCCGCCCCGCGCTCCGCGAGCTCGACGTGAAGGCGATCGTCGTGCACGGTGACGACGATCCCATCCCGCTCGCGACCGCCGAGGCGACCGCGGCCGCCCTGCGCGCGCCCTGCATCGTGCTGCACGACTGCGGGCACGTGCCGTATGTCGAGGCACCCGCGGAGTTCCTCGCCGCGCTCGACCCGTTCCTGCCGCGCGCATGA
- the polX gene encoding DNA polymerase/3'-5' exonuclease PolX, with translation MAVMDRTAVARALDQIADYLELKGENTFRVRAFTAAAKTVEGFAAPLEDAIADGSLADAKGIGPAILQTITELVQTGRAELLEELRREVPPGLVEMLQLSGLGVSKVRAIHQTLGINTLAELEIAAGDGRLAALPRFGERTAQNVAKGIAFLRQASQSRLIHHAHDEAEGLAEALSRVPHVVAVHIAGEVRRRMETVRELVVVLVADVPPEEIFRALSALPGAREIAGQDERRATLRLAAGTAVQVIVTPPQNLGAVLVQATGSAEHLAALAAHATSRGFTLAGTALWQGSRFVPTPSEESLYHALGLPWIPPELREAGTELTAPVPRLLERSDLRGFLHCHTVYSDGSNTVAEIAAACLAEGYAYCGITDHSRAAAYAGGMQPDDLRRQWDEIDAVNAAMPGIRVLKGIESDILADGALDYPDDILAGFDFIIGSVHSRFTLTREEMTERICRALTSPYLAILGHPTGRLLLAREAYPIDLDRIFEVAAANQVAIEINADPHRLDLDWRVLRAARAAGVMITIGSDAHTVAGLANVRWGVGVARKGGLGRDDILNCRDADGFLRFARARRP, from the coding sequence ATGGCGGTGATGGATCGGACGGCAGTCGCGCGCGCGCTCGACCAGATCGCGGACTACCTCGAACTGAAGGGCGAGAACACCTTCCGCGTGCGCGCCTTCACCGCCGCCGCCAAGACGGTGGAGGGCTTCGCCGCACCACTCGAAGACGCCATCGCCGACGGCTCGCTTGCCGACGCGAAGGGCATCGGCCCTGCCATCCTGCAGACCATTACCGAACTGGTGCAGACCGGGCGTGCCGAGCTGCTCGAGGAGTTGCGGCGCGAGGTTCCGCCCGGGCTGGTCGAGATGCTGCAGCTCTCTGGCCTCGGCGTTTCCAAGGTGCGCGCCATCCACCAGACGCTGGGCATCAACACGCTGGCCGAGTTGGAAATTGCCGCGGGCGATGGTCGCCTCGCGGCGCTGCCACGGTTCGGCGAACGGACCGCGCAGAATGTCGCCAAGGGGATCGCCTTCCTGCGGCAGGCAAGTCAGTCGCGGCTGATCCACCATGCACACGACGAGGCCGAAGGGCTCGCCGAGGCGCTGAGCCGCGTGCCGCACGTCGTGGCGGTGCACATCGCCGGCGAAGTCCGCCGCCGGATGGAAACGGTGCGCGAGCTCGTCGTGGTGCTGGTCGCCGACGTCCCGCCGGAGGAGATCTTCCGTGCGTTGAGCGCCCTGCCGGGTGCCCGCGAAATCGCCGGGCAGGACGAGCGTCGTGCCACGCTGCGGCTCGCGGCCGGCACCGCGGTGCAGGTCATCGTGACCCCGCCGCAGAATCTCGGCGCCGTCCTCGTGCAGGCCACCGGCAGCGCGGAACACCTCGCCGCCCTCGCGGCCCATGCAACGTCGCGCGGCTTCACGCTCGCCGGCACCGCGCTCTGGCAGGGCAGTCGCTTCGTCCCGACGCCGAGCGAGGAGTCGCTCTATCACGCGCTCGGCCTGCCCTGGATTCCGCCCGAACTCCGCGAGGCCGGCACCGAGCTGACGGCACCGGTGCCCCGGCTGCTTGAGCGCAGCGACCTCCGCGGCTTCCTGCACTGCCACACCGTCTACTCCGATGGCAGCAACACGGTGGCGGAGATCGCGGCGGCCTGCCTGGCTGAGGGCTACGCCTACTGCGGCATCACCGACCACTCGCGCGCCGCGGCGTACGCCGGCGGGATGCAGCCGGATGACCTGCGTCGGCAGTGGGACGAGATCGATGCGGTCAACGCGGCGATGCCGGGGATCCGTGTCCTCAAGGGGATCGAGAGCGACATCCTCGCCGATGGGGCGCTCGACTATCCCGACGACATCCTCGCCGGCTTCGACTTCATCATCGGCTCGGTGCACTCCCGCTTCACGCTCACGCGCGAGGAGATGACCGAGCGGATCTGTCGCGCCCTGACCTCGCCGTATCTCGCGATCCTCGGCCACCCCACGGGGCGGCTGCTGCTCGCGCGCGAGGCGTACCCGATCGACCTTGATCGCATCTTCGAGGTGGCCGCGGCCAATCAGGTGGCGATCGAGATCAACGCCGATCCGCACCGGCTCGATCTCGACTGGCGCGTGCTGCGCGCGGCGCGTGCCGCCGGCGTGATGATCACCATCGGGAGCGATGCGCACACGGTGGCGGGACTCGCCAACGTGCGCTGGGGCGTCGGTGTGGCACGGAAGGGCGGCCTCGGCCGGGACGACATCCTCAACTGTCGCGACGCCGACGGCTTCCTCCGCTTCGCGCGCGCTCGTCGCCCCTGA
- the nth gene encoding endonuclease III, with protein sequence MARETRAAKASRVLELLARLKAEYPDAHCELDYRNAFELLAATILSAQCTDVRVNLVTPALFARYPDAHALAAAKQEDVEELIRSTGFFRNKAKSLIGMAQGLVAEFDGEVPRTMAELRPLPGVGRKTANVVLGNAFGLSEGITVDTHVLRLCRLLGLSRATDAVKLEQELMPLIPRDDWALVSHLLIWHGRRVCIANRPKCGECVLNDLCPSRQDDG encoded by the coding sequence ATGGCGCGGGAGACCAGGGCCGCCAAGGCGAGCCGCGTACTGGAACTGCTCGCGCGGCTCAAGGCCGAGTATCCCGACGCGCACTGCGAACTCGACTACCGCAACGCCTTCGAGCTGCTCGCCGCCACGATCCTCTCGGCGCAGTGCACCGACGTGCGGGTCAACCTGGTCACGCCGGCGCTCTTTGCCCGCTACCCCGATGCGCACGCGCTCGCCGCCGCGAAGCAGGAAGACGTCGAGGAGCTGATCCGCTCCACCGGCTTCTTCCGCAACAAGGCGAAGTCGCTCATCGGGATGGCCCAGGGATTGGTGGCCGAGTTCGACGGCGAGGTGCCCCGGACCATGGCCGAGCTGCGGCCGCTCCCCGGTGTCGGCCGGAAGACGGCGAACGTCGTCCTCGGCAACGCCTTCGGCCTCAGCGAGGGGATCACGGTGGACACCCATGTCCTCCGTCTCTGCCGCCTGCTGGGCCTCTCCCGGGCCACCGATGCGGTCAAGTTGGAACAGGAGCTGATGCCGCTCATCCCTCGGGACGACTGGGCGCTGGTCTCGCACCTGCTGATCTGGCACGGGCGGCGGGTGTGCATTGCGAATCGACCCAAGTGTGGGGAGTGCGTGCTGAATGACCTGTGTCCGAGCCGGCAGGATGATGGATGA
- a CDS encoding peptidylprolyl isomerase: MSKTATLVTARGTITAELYPEAAPGTVENFEKLANSEFYDGVRFHRVINNFVIQGGDPLSKDPNNPRVGTGGPGWTIKCETKGNPHKHAAGSLSMAHAGKDTGGSQFFIAHSPQPHLDGIHTVFGQVTEGMDVVNAIKQGDVITSIRVS; encoded by the coding sequence ATGTCCAAGACTGCCACTCTCGTCACCGCCCGCGGCACCATCACGGCCGAGCTCTATCCAGAGGCCGCGCCGGGGACGGTCGAGAATTTCGAGAAGCTTGCCAACAGCGAGTTCTATGATGGCGTGCGGTTCCACCGCGTCATCAACAACTTCGTGATTCAGGGTGGCGATCCGCTCTCGAAGGATCCGAACAACCCGCGCGTCGGCACCGGTGGCCCGGGCTGGACCATCAAGTGCGAGACCAAGGGCAACCCGCACAAGCACGCGGCCGGCTCGCTCTCGATGGCGCATGCCGGCAAGGATACGGGTGGCTCGCAGTTCTTCATCGCGCACTCGCCGCAGCCGCACCTCGATGGCATCCACACCGTCTTCGGGCAGGTGACCGAGGGGATGGACGTGGTCAATGCGATCAAGCAGGGCGATGTCATCACCTCGATCCGGGTGAGCTGA
- a CDS encoding HAD family hydrolase, whose protein sequence is MTATAWPRERAWQLMTEWTASPALRAHMHAVELCMQHLAPRYDGDPAWWGVVGLLHDFDYERFPNADQAADAEHPSEGVRHLRALGFPDEGCEAILGHAAFTGVPRVTSLAKVLFAVDELAGFLVACALVRPSKSLADLEAPSVLKKLKDKGFARGVSRDDVRVGAEELGVPLDALIRDLLVALRPHEQALGLGIA, encoded by the coding sequence ATGACCGCCACGGCGTGGCCCCGCGAGCGCGCCTGGCAGCTCATGACCGAATGGACGGCGTCGCCCGCACTTCGGGCGCACATGCATGCCGTGGAGCTCTGCATGCAGCATCTGGCGCCCCGCTACGACGGTGATCCGGCGTGGTGGGGCGTCGTCGGCCTGCTGCACGACTTCGACTACGAACGCTTTCCCAACGCCGATCAGGCCGCCGACGCGGAGCACCCATCGGAGGGCGTCCGTCACCTCCGCGCGCTTGGCTTCCCCGATGAGGGGTGCGAGGCGATCCTCGGCCACGCGGCCTTCACCGGCGTGCCCCGCGTGACCTCGCTGGCCAAGGTGCTCTTCGCCGTCGACGAACTCGCCGGCTTCCTGGTGGCCTGTGCGCTGGTGCGGCCGTCGAAGTCGCTGGCCGATCTCGAGGCGCCCTCGGTGCTCAAGAAGCTCAAGGACAAGGGCTTCGCACGCGGCGTCTCGCGCGACGATGTCCGGGTCGGCGCCGAGGAGCTGGGCGTGCCGCTCGACGCACTGATCCGCGACCTGCTCGTCGCCCTTCGCCCGCACGAACAGGCCCTCGGTCTGGGCATCGCATGA
- a CDS encoding cardiolipin synthase B, whose product MTPSPVRLRAGSGGLVRALDRAAGIQVIPGNAVTILVDGPDTYAAMHAQIAAATRRIHLENYIIHDDEVGQGFADALMAKARAGVTVRVLYDWAGSFGTSRRFWRALREAGVDVRAFGPPRLRDPLLFFARDHRKLLVVDGAAAVTGGLCIGDEWVGDVAKSRRPWRDTAVAIVGPAVRALEGAFIRAWTFAGGAPPDDTNELPPDVEEAGDTAVRVVATEPGRERAYRTIDLMLGVSGERIWVTEAYLAAPQRMYQAFQDAARDGADVRLLLPGSSDLPTIRNLARVGYRPLLRAGVRIWEWTGPMLHAKTIVADRHWTRVGSSNLNASSLLANWELDIFIDDEAIGEAMEQQFRLDLTMAREVLLRPRRLPALFGRVVPGKLDLAAPAGEVPAHARSGWERVRVAAVIAGGLAQGARAAVFGPLALVLLLLAVAFVLFPATMAVAAAILSGLAGAALATRALSHRERG is encoded by the coding sequence ATGACCCCCTCGCCCGTGCGCCTCCGCGCGGGAAGCGGTGGGCTCGTGCGCGCGCTGGATCGCGCGGCCGGCATTCAGGTCATCCCCGGCAACGCGGTCACCATCCTGGTCGATGGTCCCGACACCTACGCCGCCATGCACGCGCAGATCGCCGCGGCCACCCGACGGATTCATCTCGAGAACTACATCATCCACGATGACGAGGTGGGTCAGGGCTTTGCTGATGCCCTGATGGCGAAGGCGCGGGCCGGCGTGACGGTGCGGGTACTCTATGACTGGGCTGGGTCGTTCGGCACGTCGCGGCGCTTCTGGCGTGCCCTCCGCGAGGCCGGCGTCGACGTGCGGGCGTTCGGACCGCCGCGTCTCCGCGATCCGCTGCTCTTCTTTGCCCGAGACCACCGGAAGCTGTTGGTCGTGGATGGCGCGGCGGCGGTCACGGGCGGCCTCTGCATCGGAGATGAGTGGGTCGGCGATGTGGCCAAGTCGCGGCGCCCCTGGCGGGACACGGCGGTGGCGATCGTCGGCCCGGCCGTCCGTGCCCTCGAGGGGGCCTTCATTCGGGCGTGGACCTTCGCCGGGGGAGCCCCCCCGGATGACACCAACGAGCTCCCGCCCGACGTCGAGGAGGCTGGTGACACCGCCGTTCGGGTCGTGGCGACGGAGCCGGGTCGGGAACGGGCCTACCGGACGATCGACCTGATGTTGGGGGTCTCCGGGGAGCGGATCTGGGTCACCGAGGCCTATCTTGCGGCGCCCCAGCGGATGTATCAGGCGTTCCAGGACGCCGCGCGGGACGGGGCCGACGTCCGGTTGCTCCTCCCCGGATCGAGCGACCTGCCGACGATCAGAAACCTCGCGCGGGTGGGCTATCGTCCGTTATTGCGGGCTGGGGTCAGGATCTGGGAGTGGACCGGCCCGATGCTTCATGCCAAGACGATCGTCGCCGATCGGCACTGGACCCGGGTGGGCTCCAGCAACTTGAATGCGTCTTCGCTGTTGGCGAATTGGGAACTCGATATCTTTATCGACGATGAGGCTATTGGCGAAGCGATGGAACAGCAGTTTCGGTTGGACCTGACCATGGCTCGCGAGGTCCTCCTCCGGCCGCGCCGCCTCCCAGCCCTCTTCGGTCGGGTGGTCCCTGGCAAGCTTGACCTCGCGGCCCCCGCCGGGGAGGTGCCTGCCCACGCCCGGAGCGGTTGGGAGCGGGTCCGGGTGGCTGCGGTGATCGCCGGGGGGCTGGCCCAGGGGGCGCGGGCGGCCGTCTTCGGCCCCCTCGCCCTGGTCCTGTTGCTGCTGGCCGTCGCTTTCGTGCTCTTCCCGGCGACGATGGCGGTGGCGGCCGCGATCCTCTCGGGATTGGCAGGGGCCGCGCTCGCAACCCGGGCCCTCAGCCATCGGGAGCGGGGATGA
- a CDS encoding sigma-70 family RNA polymerase sigma factor — protein sequence MTGVDEAALAARAAKGDAEAFGALVDRHAPMARRVAYTILEDREDADDAAQEGFLSAWQAIARYDPRRAFRPWLMQIVVNAARDLRRRRRVRTTEMLDHVSAASRDDPAREVGAMDLGERLNAALATLPERQRLAVVLFDAEGYPQAEIAAMLGIPEGTVKSDVFHGRRALRKVLGSVKEEWDE from the coding sequence ATGACGGGCGTGGATGAAGCCGCGCTCGCCGCGCGTGCCGCCAAGGGAGATGCCGAGGCCTTCGGGGCCCTCGTGGACCGGCACGCACCGATGGCTCGACGGGTGGCCTACACCATCCTCGAGGACCGGGAAGACGCCGACGACGCGGCTCAGGAAGGGTTTCTCTCCGCCTGGCAGGCGATCGCGCGGTACGACCCCCGTCGGGCCTTCCGGCCCTGGCTGATGCAGATCGTGGTGAACGCCGCCCGGGACCTCCGGCGGCGGCGCCGGGTTCGAACGACCGAGATGCTCGACCATGTGTCGGCCGCCTCTCGGGACGACCCGGCGAGGGAAGTGGGAGCGATGGATCTGGGCGAACGGCTGAACGCCGCGCTGGCCACCCTCCCCGAGCGGCAACGATTGGCAGTAGTCTTGTTCGATGCAGAAGGGTATCCGCAGGCCGAAATCGCGGCGATGTTGGGGATTCCCGAAGGGACAGTGAAGTCGGATGTGTTCCATGGACGTCGGGCGCTCAGAAAGGTGCTCGGCTCGGTGAAGGAGGAGTGGGATGAGTGA
- a CDS encoding TolC family protein, translated as MARAEHLFRAATAALLLTASATAPLSAQQAPAAITLAEALRRTEEVTPGVVSGRGSVRSAELAVRQAKWAFVPQITLQPQANLQMNSGQSRVDPITGAVVSGNTTNPSYGMNVSASLPLFDGFARNHSLRAARAREDAADANYTTSRFSAALAVTNAFFDALANKELLQVSAAAVARAEEQLKVATARLRSGSGQRTDSLTALVTLGQARQNRLTAQANLANAEANLGRLVGSESRVAAISDSAFYRTPAALDTTSLRVEAMQQAPALRSSDASLRAAKAQLGQQKAAYFPTLNVSASNNYNASKTNDYTLEARRQLLVGFSITPWTNYQRETQIENQSIAVDNAEATLADQRRQISAQLTQNFASLANAQEAIEVAKASVQASEENVRVAEQRYRLGVMTIVEMMQIQEQLTQAQVNEVQARFTYLRTKAQIESIVGRRLP; from the coding sequence GTGGCACGCGCTGAACATCTCTTCCGCGCCGCGACTGCGGCGCTTTTGTTGACGGCTTCGGCCACCGCCCCGCTCTCGGCCCAGCAGGCCCCCGCGGCGATCACGCTGGCCGAGGCGCTCCGCCGCACCGAAGAGGTGACGCCGGGCGTCGTCTCGGGTCGCGGCTCGGTGCGCAGCGCCGAACTGGCGGTGCGTCAGGCCAAGTGGGCGTTCGTGCCGCAGATCACGCTGCAGCCGCAGGCCAACCTGCAGATGAACTCGGGGCAGTCGCGCGTCGACCCGATCACCGGCGCGGTCGTCAGCGGCAACACGACCAACCCGAGCTACGGCATGAACGTCTCGGCGTCGCTGCCTTTGTTCGACGGCTTCGCGCGGAACCACTCGCTCCGCGCCGCCCGCGCCCGCGAGGACGCCGCCGACGCCAACTACACCACGTCGCGCTTCTCGGCGGCACTGGCGGTGACCAACGCCTTCTTCGACGCCCTGGCCAACAAGGAGCTGCTGCAGGTGAGCGCGGCGGCTGTGGCGCGCGCCGAGGAACAGCTCAAGGTGGCAACTGCTCGGCTTCGGTCCGGATCGGGCCAGCGTACCGACTCGTTGACCGCCCTGGTGACGCTCGGCCAGGCCCGACAGAACCGCCTGACGGCCCAGGCCAACTTGGCGAATGCCGAGGCGAACCTCGGCCGTCTGGTGGGCAGTGAGTCGCGCGTCGCCGCCATCTCGGATTCGGCATTCTATCGGACACCGGCGGCGCTCGACACCACGTCCCTCCGCGTTGAGGCGATGCAACAGGCACCGGCGCTCCGCAGCTCGGATGCCAGTCTCCGTGCGGCGAAGGCGCAGCTTGGGCAGCAGAAGGCGGCGTATTTCCCGACCCTCAACGTCTCGGCGTCGAACAACTACAACGCCAGCAAGACCAACGATTACACGCTTGAGGCCCGCCGGCAGCTGTTGGTCGGTTTCAGCATCACGCCGTGGACCAACTATCAGCGCGAGACGCAGATCGAGAATCAGTCGATCGCGGTCGACAACGCCGAAGCGACATTGGCCGACCAGCGCCGGCAGATCTCCGCGCAGTTGACGCAGAATTTCGCGTCCTTGGCCAATGCGCAGGAAGCGATCGAGGTCGCCAAGGCCTCCGTGCAGGCCTCGGAAGAGAACGTGCGGGTGGCGGAGCAGCGCTACCGGCTCGGCGTGATGACGATCGTCGAGATGATGCAGATCCAGGAACAGCTCACGCAGGCGCAGGTCAACGAAGTGCAGGCCCGCTTCACCTATCTGCGCACCAAGGCGCAGATCGAGTCGATCGTGGGCCGGAGGTTGCCGTAA
- a CDS encoding ABC transporter ATP-binding protein — translation MIVTRNLKREYVMGTEVVRALQGVDMTIRKNEFVAIMGPSGSGKSTMMNMIGCLDTPSEGEYWLNGYRVSDLDDDALARIRNKEIGFVFQTFNLLPRASALANVELPMVYAGASSKERRSRAEEALNQVGLGNRMHHRPNELSGGQRQRVAIARALVNRPSIILADEPTGNLDSATSVEIMALFETLHQQGQTIILVTHEPDIAAHAKRQIVLRDGKVASDASSMEKH, via the coding sequence ATCATCGTGACCCGCAATCTCAAGCGCGAGTATGTCATGGGCACCGAGGTGGTCCGCGCGCTGCAGGGCGTGGACATGACGATCCGGAAGAACGAGTTCGTCGCGATCATGGGCCCGTCGGGCTCCGGCAAGTCCACGATGATGAACATGATCGGCTGTCTCGACACGCCGAGCGAAGGCGAGTACTGGCTGAACGGCTACCGGGTGAGCGACCTCGACGACGACGCGCTGGCCCGGATCCGGAACAAGGAGATCGGCTTCGTCTTCCAGACGTTCAACCTGCTGCCGCGTGCCTCGGCGCTGGCGAACGTCGAACTGCCGATGGTCTACGCCGGCGCCTCCTCGAAGGAGCGCCGGAGCCGGGCGGAAGAGGCCCTGAATCAGGTCGGCCTCGGCAACCGCATGCACCACCGCCCGAACGAGCTGTCGGGCGGGCAGCGCCAGCGCGTGGCGATCGCCCGCGCGCTGGTGAACCGTCCGTCGATCATCCTGGCGGACGAACCGACCGGCAACCTGGACTCGGCCACCTCGGTCGAGATCATGGCGCTGTTCGAGACCCTGCACCAGCAGGGGCAGACGATCATTCTCGTGACCCACGAACCTGATATTGCCGCGCACGCCAAGCGCCAGATCGTCCTCCGGGACGGCAAGGTGGCCAGCGACGCGAGCAGCATGGAGAAGCACTAA
- a CDS encoding efflux RND transporter periplasmic adaptor subunit: MKQPIRLLAVLALVTATACKKEEPAPVYEAVAIGKRDIIVTAQAAGAINPDTIVDVKSRASGEITDLAVETGQLVRRGALLARVDRRVPQNRVSQAEAAAEVATARLRNAEAQLRRAKELFASRAITEQELETTTLDVANSKAAVISSTIDLENAKIALEDTEVRAPINGTIIAKNVERGTVISSPVSDVGGGTVLLKMADLTLVQVKTFVDETDIGKLRVGLEANVTVDAYPNRPFKGELLKIEPQADTIQNVTMFPVLVRIDNKDGLLKPGMSANVRIGVGERRDVLAVPNAALRTERDVASAATVLGLAEADFKTMLEAAKAAAAPPAGTPSPDGALELQGKGGAPVDAKPATDPKAAAGATGQRGAAGGQTGRGGAGGQTGGRGGRGGGNGDAFSGGTYIVFVQRDGKPTPVYIKTGLTDLDYSEVKSGLKEGDMVLMLPSASLIQGQQNLQNRMKSMSGGLPGQSNTAAPAAGGAGKGGATPAAGGAKPGGR; the protein is encoded by the coding sequence GTGAAGCAGCCCATCCGCCTCCTCGCCGTCCTTGCCCTCGTGACGGCCACCGCCTGCAAGAAGGAAGAGCCGGCGCCGGTCTACGAGGCCGTGGCCATCGGCAAGCGCGACATCATCGTGACGGCGCAGGCCGCCGGCGCGATCAATCCCGACACGATCGTGGACGTGAAGTCGCGCGCCTCCGGCGAGATCACCGACCTCGCGGTCGAGACGGGGCAGCTGGTCCGGCGTGGCGCCCTGCTGGCGCGCGTCGATCGGCGCGTCCCGCAGAACCGGGTGTCGCAGGCGGAAGCGGCGGCGGAAGTGGCGACGGCGCGGCTCCGGAACGCCGAGGCGCAGCTGCGCCGGGCCAAGGAGCTCTTCGCGTCGCGGGCGATCACCGAGCAGGAACTCGAGACCACGACACTCGACGTCGCCAACTCGAAGGCCGCGGTCATCTCGTCGACCATCGACCTCGAGAACGCCAAGATCGCGCTCGAGGACACCGAGGTGCGCGCCCCGATCAACGGGACGATCATCGCCAAGAACGTCGAGCGCGGCACCGTCATCTCGTCGCCGGTGAGCGACGTTGGCGGCGGCACCGTGCTCCTCAAGATGGCCGACCTCACCCTGGTGCAGGTCAAGACCTTCGTCGACGAGACCGACATCGGCAAGCTGCGCGTCGGGCTCGAGGCGAACGTCACGGTCGACGCCTATCCGAACCGGCCGTTCAAGGGCGAGCTGCTCAAGATCGAGCCGCAGGCCGACACCATCCAGAACGTGACGATGTTCCCGGTGCTGGTGCGGATCGACAACAAGGACGGCTTGCTCAAGCCAGGGATGAGCGCCAACGTCCGGATCGGCGTCGGCGAGCGGCGTGACGTGCTCGCGGTGCCGAACGCAGCGCTGCGGACCGAGCGTGACGTGGCCAGCGCGGCCACGGTGCTTGGCCTGGCCGAGGCCGATTTCAAGACGATGCTCGAAGCGGCCAAGGCCGCGGCGGCGCCGCCGGCCGGCACGCCGAGCCCCGATGGCGCGCTCGAATTGCAGGGCAAGGGTGGCGCACCGGTCGACGCCAAGCCGGCGACGGATCCGAAGGCCGCGGCGGGGGCCACCGGCCAGCGTGGCGCGGCGGGTGGGCAGACCGGCCGCGGCGGCGCCGGCGGGCAGACGGGTGGCCGGGGTGGACGCGGCGGCGGCAACGGCGACGCCTTCAGCGGCGGCACCTACATCGTCTTCGTGCAGCGCGACGGGAAGCCGACGCCGGTGTACATCAAGACCGGGTTGACCGACCTCGACTACTCGGAAGTGAAGAGCGGGCTCAAGGAAGGCGACATGGTGCTCATGCTGCCGAGCGCCTCGCTGATCCAGGGCCAGCAGAACCTGCAGAACCGGATGAAGTCCATGAGCGGCGGCCTCCCGGGCCAGTCGAACACCGCGGCGCCGGCCGCTGGTGGGGCGGGCAAGGGTGGGGCGACGCCGGCGGCTGGTGGCGCGAAGCCCGGAGGGCGTTGA